Genomic segment of Serinicoccus hydrothermalis:
CCCGATCGCGGACATGCTGACCCGGATCCGGAACGCCAACTCGGCGCACAAGGACCAGGTCTCCATGCCGTTCTCGAAGCTGAAGGCCACCATCGCCGAGATCCTCAAGGCCGAGGGGTACATCGCCTCCTGGTCCTCTGCGGAGGCCGAGGTGGGCAGCACGCTGATCATCGACCTCAAGTACGGACCCAACCGGGAGCGCTCCATCGCCGGTGTGCGACGCGTGTCCAAGCCGGGCCTGCGCGTCTACGCGAAGTCCACCAACCTGCCCCGCGTGCTGGGCGGCCTGGGCGTGGCGATCATCTCCACGTCCTCGGGCCTGCTCACCGACCGCCAGGCGGCCGAGAAGGGCGTCGGCGGCGAAGTGCTCGCCTACGTCTGGTGACCCGGAGCAGAAGGTAAGGAGCAGAGAACAATGTCTCGAATCGGACGACTCCCCGTCACCGTGCCCTCCGGGGTGGACGTGGCCATCGAGGGCTCGACCGTCACGGTCAAGGGCCCCAAGGGTCAGCTCGCGCTCGACGTGGTCGAGCCCATCTCCGTCGCCGCCGGCGAGGACGGCAGCATCGAGGTGACCCGCCCGGACGACGAGCGTGACTCGCGGTCCCGGCACGGCCTGACCCGCAGCCTCATCGCCAACATGGTGGAGGGTGTGACCAACGGCTACACCAAGAAGCTGGAGATCCACGGCACGGGATACCGCGTGGTGGCCCGGGGCAGCGACCTGGAGTTCGCGCTCGGCTACAGCCACCCCATCCTCATCACGGCCCCGGAGGGCATCACCTTCCAGGTCGAGAACCCCACCCGGTTCTCGGTCACGGGCATCGACAAGCAGCAGGTCGGCGAGGTCGCCGCGAACATCCGCAAGCTGCGCCGCCCCGACCCCTACAAGGGCAAGGGCGTGCGCTACGAGGGTGAGCGCATCCGCCGCAAGGTCGGAAAGGCTGGTAAGTAAGCCATGGCACAGATCGTCAAGCGCGCCAAGAGCAAGAACGCCGCGCGGGGCCGCCGCCACACGCGGCTGCGCAAGAAGGTCACCGGGACCGCGCAGCGGCCCCGCATCGTGGTCAACCGCTCCTCGCGGCACGTCTTCGTGCAGCTGGTGGACGACACCCGCAGCGCGACGCTCGCGTCCGCCTCGACCATGGAGGCAGACCTGCGCTCCGCGGAGGGCGACAAGACCGCCAAGGCCAAGCGGGTCGGCGAGCTGCTCGCCGAGCGCGCGAAGGCGGCCGGCGTCGACGCCGCGGTCTTCGACCGTGGTGGCAGCCGTTACGCCGGCCGGGTGGCCGCGATCGCGGAGGGCGCCCGCGAGGGCGGCCTGTCGCTCTGACAGACCCCGACAGACAAGCAAGGAAAGAGGAACCTTCCTATGGCTGGTGACTTCCAGCGCCGCGGCTCCGGTGGCAGCTCTGCCTCCGGTGACGCCCGCGACAACCGTCGGGGCGGCCGCGACAACAACCGAGACAACCGTGACGGCCGTGGTGGCCGTGGCGGGCGTGACGACGACCGCAACCAGTACCTGGAGCGCGTCGTCACCATCAACCGCGTGGCCAAGGTCGTCAAGGGCGGCCGCCGCTTCAGCTTCACCGCGCTCGTCGTGGTGGGTGACGGCGACGGCACCGTCGGCGTCGGCTACGGCAAGGCCAAGGAGGTGCCCGCGGCGATCTCCAAGGGCGTGGAGGAGGCCAAGAAGAACTTCTTCCGCGTGCCCCGCATCGCCGGCACCATCCCGCACCCCATCCAGGGCGAGGACGCCGCGGGCGTCGTCATGCTGAAGCCGGCGAGCCCCGGTACCGGTGTCATCGCCGGTGGCCCGGTGCGCGCCGTGCTCGAGTGCGCCGGCATCCACGACGTGCTCAGCAAGTCGCTCGGGTCGAGCAACTCCATCAACATCGTCCACGCCACCGTGGCGGCCCTGCAGGGCCTGGAGCAGCCGGAGTCGGTCGCGGCCCGTCGGGGCAAGTCCCTCGAGGACGTCGCCCCGCACGCGATGCTCCGGGCGCGCGCCGAGGCTGCCGCCGAGGCGAAGGCAGGTGCCTGATGAGCAAGCTCAAGGTGACCCAGATCAAGTCCACCGTCGGCACGAAGCACATGCACCGGGAGACCGTCCGGAGCCTGGGCCTGAAGCGGATCGGTGACACCGTCGTCAAGGAGGACCGCCCGGAGTTCCGGGGCATGGTCCGCACGGTCGCCCACCTGGTGACCGTGGAGGAGGTTGACTGATATGGCCGACAGCACCGCCCGCCGCGAGGCGGCCGCGCTCAAGGTCCACCACCTGCGTCCGGCCCCCGGGGCGAAGACCGCCAAGACCCGCGTGGGTCGCGGCGAGGCGTCCAAGGGCAAGACCGCGGGTCGCGGCACCAAGGGCACCAAGGCCCGCTACCAGGTGCCCGAGACCTTCGAGGGTGGACAGACCCCGATGCACATGCGGCTCCCGAAGCTGCGCGGGTTCACGAACCCGTTCAAGGTGAGCTACCAGGTGGTCAACCTGGACACCCTCGCCTCCCTCTTCCCCGAGGGGGGCACCGTCGGGCCCGCCGACCTGGTGGCCAAGGGCGCGGTCCGCAAGGGCCAGCCGGTCAAGGTCCTGGGCACCGGCGAGGTCTCCGTCAAGCTCGACGTGACCGCCGCCCGGTTCTCGGCCTCCGCCAAGGAGAAGATCGAGGCGGCCGGCGGCACCACCACCGAGGCCTGACCAGAGCCATCCGCACGGCCAATCCACGTGAGGTCCTGCGTCGCCACGGCGACCGCAGGGCCTCACGTGCTTTCCGACCCACCGCCCGCCGGTGTTATCGTCAACGACGATCCATGGCTCGTCACCGGGCCTGACCGTCGCCCCGACGCGCCGCGCGAGTCGACCGGCCCCTCAGGAGGACCTGAATGCTCTCCGCCTTCGTGCGCGCGTTCAAGACGCCGGATCTTCGCAAGAAGATCCTCTTCACGCTCGCGATCATGGCGCTCTACCGCCTCGGGACGCACATCCCGACCCCCGGCGTGGACTACGGCCTGGTCCAGCAGTGCCTCAACACCGCCGAGCTGTCGGGCAACGTGCTGGGTATGGTCAACCTCTTCTCCGGCGGCGCCATGGTGCAGCTGTCGGTCTTCGCGCTCGGCATCATGCCGTACATCACCGCGGCCATCATCGTCCAGCTGCTCACCGTGGTCATCCCACGCTTCGAGCAGCTGAAGAAGGAGGGGCAGGCCGGGCAGACCAAGATGACGCAGTACACCCGCTACCTCACGATCGGGCTCGCGGTGCTGCAGGCGTCCACCCTGGTGACGATCGCCCGGGAGCCCGCCCGGCTCTTCGGTGCGGCGTGCACTTCGGTCATGCCGGACGAGGGCATCTGGACCCTCTCCCTCATGGTGCTCACGATGACCGCCGGCACCGGCCTCATCATGTGGCTGGGGGAGCTCATCACGGAGAAGGGCGTCGGCAACGGTATGTCGCTGCTCATCTTCATCTCCATCGCGGCCGGCTTCCCGGCGGCGCTCGGCGCGATCTACCAGAGCTCGGTGACCACCTTTGTCCTGGTGATGCTCCTGGGCCTGGTCATCATGACCCTCGTCGTCTACGTCGAGCAGTGCCAGCGCCGGATCCCGGTGCAGTACGCCAAGCGGATGATTGGCCGGCGGCAGTACGGCGGGACCTCGACCTACATCCCGCTCAAGCTCAACATGGCCAACGTCATCCCGATCATCTTCGCCAGCTCGATCCTCATGCTTCCCTCGCTGCTGGCCAACTTCAACCGCCCGACGGAGGCCGGTGCCACGGCACCGGGCTGGGTGACCTTCATCGACCGCTTCCTGTCGATGGGGGCGACCGGCTCCGGGACGCACTGGCTCTACATGATCCTGTATGCCGCGATGATCATCTTCTTCTGCTTCTTCTACACCTCGGTGACCTTCAACCCGACCGAGGTGGCGGACAACATGAAGCGCTACGGCGGGTTCATCCCGGGCATCCGCGCGGGGCGCCCGACGGCGGAGTACCTCGAGTACGTCATCAACCGGATCACCACCCCTGGCGCGCTCTACCTCGCCGGCCTGGCGCTCATCCCGCTCATCGCGTTCAACGTGATGGGGGTGGCCAACTTCCCGCTGGGCGGCGCGTCCATCCTCATCATCGTGGGTGTCGGTCTGCAGACCGTGAAGCAGATCGAGTCCCAGCTCCAGCAGCACGACTACGAAGGGTTCCTCCGCTGATGCGACTGATCATGCTCGGACCGCCCGGGGCCGGCAAGGGCACCCAGGCCGTCCACGTCTCGGCCACCCACGGCATCCCCGCGATCTCCACCGGCGACATCTTCCGCGCCAACATCAAGGACGAGACCGAGCTGGGGCTGCAGGTGAAGCAGATCACGTCCTCCGGCGGCTACGTCCCGGACGAGATCACCAACGCCATCGTCCGCGACCGTCTCGCCCAGGACGACGCCGCGCAGGGCTTCCTCCTCGACGGCTACCCGCGCACCACCGGTCAGGTGGAGGCGCTGGACGAGATGCTCGGCGACGCCGGGCACCAGCTGGACGCCGTGGTGGAGCTCACCGTCGACACCGACGAGGTGGTGCAGCGGCTCCTGGCCCGGGCCCAGGAGCAGGGTCGCGCCGACGACACCGAGGAGGTCGTGCGGGAGCGGATGCGCCTGTATGCCGAGGAGACCGCGCCGCTGGCCTCGCGCTACAAGGAGCGCGGCCTGCTGCGCCGCGTCGACGGCATGGGCGAGGTCGCCGAGGTGACCGCCCGCATCGAGGCGGCGCTGGAGGACGTCACCCGGTCCGCCCCGAGCGACGTCCCCGCCGACGGGCGCTGATGTCGATCTTCCGTCGCCGGTCCCGCATCCAGGCCAAGACCCCGGACCAGCTGCTCGCCATGAGGCGCGCCGGCCGGGTGGTGGCCGACACCCTGGCGCTGGCCTCGGAGCGGGCCGTGGCCGGTGTCTCGACCGGTGAGCTGGACGCGCTGGCCGAGGACGCCATCCGCAGCAGCGGCGCGGTGCCGAGCTTCCTCGGCTACCACGGGTTCACCGGCAGCCTGTGCATCTCGGTCAACGACGAGGTGGTCCACGGCATACCGGGGGAGCGGGTGCTCGCCGACGGCGACCTCGTCTCGATCGACTGCGGGGCCATCGTCGAGGGCTGGCACGGTGACGCGGCGATCAGCCTGGTCGTCGGGGGCAGGGACCGCGGCACCCCGGCGGACCTGGCCCTCATGGACGACACCGAGGCCTCGCTCTGGGCGGGGATGGCAGCCCTGCGTCCCGGCGGCCGGCTCTTCGACGTGGGGGACGCGGTCGAGGCCAGCGTCGACGGCGCGCTCGAGCGCCGTCGCGCCGAGGGCGTCCCCGGGGTGGACGTCTACGGCATCCTCGAGGACTACACCGGGCACGGCATCGGCCGCGAGATGCACATGGACCCGCACGTGCCGAACTACGGCGTGAGCGCACCGGGCCCCACGGTGCCCTCCGGCGCGACGCTGGCGGTCGAGCCGATGGTCACCCTCGGCAGCATCGAGACACGGACGCTGGAGGACGACTGGACCGTCGTCACCAGCGACGGCAGCCGGGCCGCGCACTGGGAGCACACCGTGGCGGTCACCGACGACGGCCTGTGGGTGCTCACGGCCGTCGACGGGGGAGCGGCCGGCCTGGAGCGGGTCGGCGCACGCTTCGCCCCCCTCGCCGACTGACCCGACTGCGGTCACCTTCCTGCAACCTCCATCACCCTCCAGCGCGATGGAGGTTGCAGGAAGGTGACCGCAGTCCGACGAGGCCGGCGATTGGCCTTGGGGGTTGCCCTTCCCGTACGATGGTGCGTCGGCCCTGCGTGGGCCGAGACCAAGCAATACAGGGAATGTGGAGGACATGGCGAAGAAGGACGGCGTCATTGAGATCGAGGGCACGGTTGTCGAGGCCCTCCCGAACGCGAACTTCCGGGTCGAGCTGACCAACGGTCACGTTGTGCTGGCTCACATCTCCGGGAAGATGCGGCAGCACTACATCCGGATCCTCCCCGAGGACCGGGTCGTGGTGGAGCTCAGCCCGTACGACCTGACCCGCGGTCGCATCGTCTTCCGTTACCGCTGAGTCGCGACGGCCCCAGGGCCGTCCGTCCCGGCACCATCCCCTGATCAGATCCCTCCACCCGAAGGCAGGAAGCCATGAAGGTTCAGCCGAGCGTGAAGAAGATCTGCGACAAGTGCAAGGTGATCCGCCGTCACGGCCGGGTCATGGTGATCTGCGACAACCTGCGCCACAAGCAGCGCCAGGGCTGAGCAGAGAGCGATCCGCGCGCGTCGCAGCTTCGATGCGTCCGCACGACCACAACTGAATACACAGATGACGCAGTACCCGACCCCCGCCGACCGGCGGGACGTCACCTCCGGCCGCGAGAGCCGGGGACCGCGGGCGATCGAGCCCACCAGACGATGCGGACCGGTGCTGCACCAGACTCTCGCACGATTTCCAAGGAGCACTGCCAGATGGCACGACTCATCGGTGTCGACCTGCCGCGCGACAAGCGCGTCGAGGTCGCTCTCACCTACATCTTCGGCGTGGGACGCACCCGCGCCGCCTCGACGCTGGAGGCCACCGGAGTGGACCCCTCCATCCGCGTCAAGGACCTGACGGAAGAGCAGCTGGTCGCCCTGCGTGACCACCTCGAGGGCAGCTTCCGCCTCGAGGGTGACCTGCGCCGTGAGGTGGCCGCCGACATCCGCCGCAAGGTCGAGATCGGCAGCTACCAGGGCCTGCGGCACCGCCGCGGTCTCCCGGTGCACGG
This window contains:
- the rpsH gene encoding 30S ribosomal protein S8 translates to MTMTDPIADMLTRIRNANSAHKDQVSMPFSKLKATIAEILKAEGYIASWSSAEAEVGSTLIIDLKYGPNRERSIAGVRRVSKPGLRVYAKSTNLPRVLGGLGVAIISTSSGLLTDRQAAEKGVGGEVLAYVW
- the rplF gene encoding 50S ribosomal protein L6; translation: MSRIGRLPVTVPSGVDVAIEGSTVTVKGPKGQLALDVVEPISVAAGEDGSIEVTRPDDERDSRSRHGLTRSLIANMVEGVTNGYTKKLEIHGTGYRVVARGSDLEFALGYSHPILITAPEGITFQVENPTRFSVTGIDKQQVGEVAANIRKLRRPDPYKGKGVRYEGERIRRKVGKAGK
- the rplR gene encoding 50S ribosomal protein L18 produces the protein MAQIVKRAKSKNAARGRRHTRLRKKVTGTAQRPRIVVNRSSRHVFVQLVDDTRSATLASASTMEADLRSAEGDKTAKAKRVGELLAERAKAAGVDAAVFDRGGSRYAGRVAAIAEGAREGGLSL
- the rpsE gene encoding 30S ribosomal protein S5; amino-acid sequence: MAGDFQRRGSGGSSASGDARDNRRGGRDNNRDNRDGRGGRGGRDDDRNQYLERVVTINRVAKVVKGGRRFSFTALVVVGDGDGTVGVGYGKAKEVPAAISKGVEEAKKNFFRVPRIAGTIPHPIQGEDAAGVVMLKPASPGTGVIAGGPVRAVLECAGIHDVLSKSLGSSNSINIVHATVAALQGLEQPESVAARRGKSLEDVAPHAMLRARAEAAAEAKAGA
- the rpmD gene encoding 50S ribosomal protein L30; translation: MSKLKVTQIKSTVGTKHMHRETVRSLGLKRIGDTVVKEDRPEFRGMVRTVAHLVTVEEVD
- the rplO gene encoding 50S ribosomal protein L15; its protein translation is MADSTARREAAALKVHHLRPAPGAKTAKTRVGRGEASKGKTAGRGTKGTKARYQVPETFEGGQTPMHMRLPKLRGFTNPFKVSYQVVNLDTLASLFPEGGTVGPADLVAKGAVRKGQPVKVLGTGEVSVKLDVTAARFSASAKEKIEAAGGTTTEA
- the secY gene encoding preprotein translocase subunit SecY, yielding MLSAFVRAFKTPDLRKKILFTLAIMALYRLGTHIPTPGVDYGLVQQCLNTAELSGNVLGMVNLFSGGAMVQLSVFALGIMPYITAAIIVQLLTVVIPRFEQLKKEGQAGQTKMTQYTRYLTIGLAVLQASTLVTIAREPARLFGAACTSVMPDEGIWTLSLMVLTMTAGTGLIMWLGELITEKGVGNGMSLLIFISIAAGFPAALGAIYQSSVTTFVLVMLLGLVIMTLVVYVEQCQRRIPVQYAKRMIGRRQYGGTSTYIPLKLNMANVIPIIFASSILMLPSLLANFNRPTEAGATAPGWVTFIDRFLSMGATGSGTHWLYMILYAAMIIFFCFFYTSVTFNPTEVADNMKRYGGFIPGIRAGRPTAEYLEYVINRITTPGALYLAGLALIPLIAFNVMGVANFPLGGASILIIVGVGLQTVKQIESQLQQHDYEGFLR
- a CDS encoding adenylate kinase; this encodes MRLIMLGPPGAGKGTQAVHVSATHGIPAISTGDIFRANIKDETELGLQVKQITSSGGYVPDEITNAIVRDRLAQDDAAQGFLLDGYPRTTGQVEALDEMLGDAGHQLDAVVELTVDTDEVVQRLLARAQEQGRADDTEEVVRERMRLYAEETAPLASRYKERGLLRRVDGMGEVAEVTARIEAALEDVTRSAPSDVPADGR
- the map gene encoding type I methionyl aminopeptidase, coding for MSIFRRRSRIQAKTPDQLLAMRRAGRVVADTLALASERAVAGVSTGELDALAEDAIRSSGAVPSFLGYHGFTGSLCISVNDEVVHGIPGERVLADGDLVSIDCGAIVEGWHGDAAISLVVGGRDRGTPADLALMDDTEASLWAGMAALRPGGRLFDVGDAVEASVDGALERRRAEGVPGVDVYGILEDYTGHGIGREMHMDPHVPNYGVSAPGPTVPSGATLAVEPMVTLGSIETRTLEDDWTVVTSDGSRAAHWEHTVAVTDDGLWVLTAVDGGAAGLERVGARFAPLAD
- the infA gene encoding translation initiation factor IF-1, which encodes MAKKDGVIEIEGTVVEALPNANFRVELTNGHVVLAHISGKMRQHYIRILPEDRVVVELSPYDLTRGRIVFRYR
- the rpmJ gene encoding 50S ribosomal protein L36 encodes the protein MKVQPSVKKICDKCKVIRRHGRVMVICDNLRHKQRQG
- the rpsM gene encoding 30S ribosomal protein S13; protein product: MARLIGVDLPRDKRVEVALTYIFGVGRTRAASTLEATGVDPSIRVKDLTEEQLVALRDHLEGSFRLEGDLRREVAADIRRKVEIGSYQGLRHRRGLPVHGQRTKTNARSRKGPKRTVAGKKKATK